The following are encoded together in the Streptomyces sp. NBC_00358 genome:
- a CDS encoding branched-chain amino acid ABC transporter permease, whose translation MATTETSTPERGLIALPESAARALIAIGAVATIASAFMSWTYTSDFPGDLTYYGSPAGLQVLDIVAGVLTLLFALTLWNVRGLGWLNPAGATQPVVLAAASAFAVSWFSAIAIAVDLKGLVALDPGAYVAAVGSLIAVLGTLALPKPGDTFKDYVTKPDLIPPAAKLPGWGERLVITAATAVALIVFTYGIGVDPDASETFLGYLLLVVFGTWALLAAGLFDRFAQLNARHKGFATTMAFLAAAIFPFVANNEHNSNLGVNILVVGTVALGLNIVVGLTGLLDLGYVAFLGVGAYAAALVSGSEFSRFSGVQFPFWAAMLTGMAASLVFGVLIGAPTLRLRGDYLAIVTLGFGEIFRIAVNNLDGTSGPNLTNGPNGISMIPDLNILGFNFGAEHNILGFALGRFSNYFLLMLLITGLVVVVFNRAADSRIGRSWIAIREDETAATAMGINGFRVKLIAFALGASLAGLAGTVSAHVGYSVNPAPYQFAGSVPPNSAFLLAAVVLGGMGTVNGPILGATLLYLLPEKLSFLKEYQLLAFGIALVVLMRFRPEGIIANRRRQLEFHESDEIVHIPEQGLPDSTVGVTKAGA comes from the coding sequence ATGGCAACCACCGAGACCAGCACCCCCGAGCGCGGCCTGATCGCCCTCCCCGAGAGCGCCGCCCGCGCCCTCATCGCCATCGGCGCCGTCGCCACCATCGCCAGCGCCTTCATGTCCTGGACCTACACGTCCGACTTCCCCGGGGACCTCACCTACTACGGCTCCCCGGCCGGACTCCAGGTCCTCGACATCGTCGCCGGCGTCCTCACACTCCTGTTCGCCCTGACCCTCTGGAACGTCCGCGGCCTCGGCTGGCTCAACCCGGCGGGCGCCACCCAGCCCGTCGTCCTCGCCGCCGCCTCCGCGTTCGCCGTCAGCTGGTTCAGCGCCATCGCCATCGCCGTCGACCTCAAGGGCCTCGTCGCACTCGACCCCGGCGCCTACGTCGCCGCCGTCGGCTCCCTGATCGCCGTCCTCGGCACCCTGGCACTCCCCAAGCCCGGTGACACCTTCAAGGACTACGTCACCAAGCCCGACCTCATCCCGCCGGCCGCCAAACTGCCCGGCTGGGGCGAGCGCCTCGTCATCACCGCCGCCACCGCCGTCGCGCTCATCGTCTTCACCTACGGCATCGGCGTCGACCCCGACGCGAGCGAAACGTTCCTGGGCTACCTGCTCCTCGTCGTCTTCGGCACCTGGGCCCTGCTCGCCGCCGGACTCTTCGACCGCTTCGCCCAACTGAACGCCCGCCACAAGGGATTCGCCACCACCATGGCCTTCCTGGCCGCGGCGATCTTCCCCTTCGTGGCGAACAACGAGCACAACTCCAACCTCGGCGTGAACATCCTCGTCGTCGGAACCGTCGCCCTCGGCCTCAACATCGTCGTCGGCCTCACCGGACTCCTCGACCTCGGATACGTCGCCTTCCTCGGCGTCGGCGCCTACGCCGCGGCCCTCGTGTCCGGCTCCGAGTTCTCCCGCTTCTCCGGCGTCCAGTTCCCCTTCTGGGCCGCCATGCTCACCGGCATGGCCGCATCGCTCGTCTTCGGCGTCCTCATCGGCGCCCCCACCCTGCGACTGCGCGGCGACTACCTCGCCATCGTGACCCTGGGCTTCGGAGAGATCTTCCGCATCGCCGTCAACAACCTCGACGGCACCTCCGGCCCCAACCTCACCAACGGCCCCAACGGCATCTCCATGATCCCGGACCTCAACATCCTCGGGTTCAACTTCGGTGCCGAGCACAACATCCTCGGCTTCGCCCTCGGGCGTTTCTCGAACTACTTCCTGCTGATGCTGCTCATCACCGGACTCGTCGTCGTCGTGTTCAACCGCGCCGCCGACTCCCGGATCGGCCGCTCCTGGATCGCGATCCGCGAGGACGAGACCGCCGCCACCGCCATGGGCATCAACGGCTTCCGCGTCAAGCTCATCGCCTTCGCCCTCGGCGCCTCCCTCGCCGGCCTCGCCGGCACGGTCAGCGCCCACGTCGGCTACAGCGTCAACCCGGCCCCGTACCAGTTCGCCGGCTCCGTCCCCCCGAACTCCGCCTTCCTCCTCGCGGCGGTCGTCCTCGGCGGCATGGGCACGGTCAACGGACCCATCCTCGGCGCCACCCTGCTCTACCTCCTCCCCGAGAAGCTCAGCTTCCTCAAGGAGTACCAGCTCCTCGCCTTCGGCATCGCGCTCGTCGTCCTCATGCGCTTCCGCCCCGAAGGCATCATCGCCAACCGTCGCCGCCAGCTCGAATTCCACGAGAGCGACGAAATCGTCCACATCCCCGAACAAGGCCTTCCCGACTCCACCGTCGGCGTCACCAAGGCAGGGGCGTAA